Genomic window (Pseudomonas sp. MM211):
TGTGTGGCGGTGAGCTACGGCTACAACCACGGCCGGCCAATCGCCGAAGAAGAGCCACAACGGGTAGTCGATAGCCTGGCCGAACTGCTCTAACGGCATTTGGTTGCCTGAAGCGAGCGGCTGCGCTACCTTGGCCGCTCGTTATTCCCCCTCTTCGAGATACTCCCGTGGTGGTCACCGGCAAACTCTGGATGAAAGTCATCAAGGCCCTGGCCCGTTGGCGCTGGCGCGCCTGACATTCATCTGCCGCAACAGGCGGCCCGTTCGCACTGACCGACTTTCCAAGCCACGAGGCTGATCATGATCCATGAAGAATTCCTGCGTTTAGCCGCTGAAGGCTACAACCGCATTCCGCTTGCCTGCGAAACCATCGCCGACTTCGACACGCCGTTGTCGATCTACCTGAAGCTGGCCGACGCGCCCAATTCCTACCTGCTCGAGTCGGTGCAGGGCGGGGAGAAATGGGGTCGTTATTCGATCATCGGCCTGCCGGCGCGTACCGTGCTGCGTGTGCACGGGCATGACGTGGTCGTCAGCACCGACGGCATCGAAGTCGAACGCCATGAATGTGCCGACCCGCTGGAGTTCGTCGAGACCTTCAAGGCTCGCTACAACGTACCGACCATTGCCGGTCTGCCGCGTTTCAACGGCGGCCTGGTCGGTTACTTCGCCTACGACAGCGTGCGCTATGTGGAGCCGAAGCTGGCCGGCGGTGTAAACCCCGACACCCTGGGCACCCCGGATATCCTGCTGATGGTCTCCGACGCCGTGGTGGTGTTCGACAACCTGGCCGGCAAGATGCACGCCATCGTGCTGGCCGACCCTGCCGAGCCTGAAGCCTTCTCGCGTGGCCAGGAACAGCTGCAGGGCATCCTGCACAAGCTGCGTCAGCCCTTCACGCCGCGCCTCGGTGTGCACCTGAACAAGGCGTCGGGTGAGGAGCCGTCCTTCCGCTCCAGCTTCAGCCGCGACGACTACGAGCGCTCGGTTAACGCCATTAAGGATTACATCCTCGCCGGCGACTGCATGCAGGTGGTGATCTCCCAGCGCATGTCGATCCCGTTCAAGGCCGCGCCCATCGACCTGTACCGCGCGCTGCGTTGCATCAACCCGACGCCGTACATGTACTTCTTCAACTTCGGTGACTTCCACGTCGTCGGCTCGTCGCCGGAAGTGCTGGTGCGCGTCGAAGACAACCTGGTCACCGTGCGCCCCATCGCCGGCACCCGTCCGCGGGGCGCCACCGAAGAGGCCGATCTGGCGCTGGAAGAGGATCTGCTCTCCGACGCCAAGGAAGTCGCCGAGCACCTGATGCTCATCGACCTGGGCCGCAATGACACCGGGCGCGTCTCCGAAATCGGCTCGGTGAAGCTTACCGAGAAGATGGTCATCGAGCGTTATTCCAACGTCATGCACATCGTCTCCAACGTCACTGGCGAGCTGAAAAAAGGCCTCACTTCCATGGACGCCCTGCGCGCCATTCTGCCGGCCGGCACGCTCTCGGGCGCACCGAAGATCCGCGCGATGGAAATCATCGACGAGCTCGAACCGGTCAAGCGTGGCGTCTACGGTGGCGCGGTCGGTTACTACGCCTGGAACGGCAACATGGACACCGCCATCGCCATCCGCACCGCAGTGATCAAGGACGGCGAATTGCACGTCCAGGCCGGCGCCGGCATCGTCGCCGACTCGGTTCCCGCGCTGGAGTGGGAGGAGACGCTCAACAAGCGCCGCGCCATGTTCAAGGCCGTGGCGTTGGCCGAGCAAAGCGGCTCCTGAGTACCGTAGCACCACAGTTCTAGGCTGAGCACAAAAGCCCCATCCAAGCGGATGGGGCTTTTTGCATCGTGGGGCGCCTACAGAAGCGATTGGTGGACACCGTGGCTGTTTCGTTGCAGGCCTGTGGACGCTGCCACCCATTGAGCAGTCTTCAGGCTGCGGATGTGCTTGGCTGGTCGCCGCCCGGTTGCCCATGGGCGACACTCGCGCGGCTGTCGATGTAGGCGGCCAGATGATGCAGTTCGATGAACTTGGGCGCCTTGGCGCTGCTGTCCAGGGTGGTGATCGGCAGGTTCAGTCGCCCGGACGCGATGGCGCGAATGAAGTTGTCCGGGCTCAGGTGACGGAAGTACACCGTACGCACTCGGTCGATGGGCACCAGCACGTCGCCGTGGGTGCGAAAAAGTAGCTCCAGCGTCTGGAGCGGCAGGGGCGGCTCAGGCTGAGTGTTCATGGCAAGGGCTCGGTATCGGGTGACTCCCGGTTGGTTGACAGGTGTGTGATCAATCTTCGGTAAAACGCGACGATTTGAGGATGCCGCCCACCAGGTGAATCTTGCTGACGTTGTCCTGCGGGATATGAATGGGCGGGTGGTTCTGGTTGACACTGTCGAAGCGGTACATGCCGTCACGCAGGTAGATGTATTCCTTGATCATCGCCTGCCCATCGAGGGTGCGTACCATCACTTCATCACCGGCATGGAAGGCCTTGTTCGGCTCGATCAGCACGTACTCACCGTTCTTGATCCGTGGATGCATGCTGTCGCCGCTGACCCGCAGGCCATAGGCGTTCGGGTCGTCACTGTGGATGCGCAAGTAGCCGTCTCCATGGCCGACAGGAAAGTCGATCTCTTCGAAATACCCATGGGTGCCCAGCTGCGCATGCCCTACCACCGGCACCTCGCCGCCGCGGGCGTGGCCCACGTCCAGCGTGTCACTTGCCGCACTCGCAGGCTCGGGTAGCGCCTCACTGCCGGCGAGCTCGGCGATGCTCACGCCCAGTGCCGGTGCGAGCAGCAGCAGATCCGCCAGGCTCGGCTCACGCAGATCACTTTCGTAATTACCAATGCGCGACTGGGACGACCAGCCGCACGCTTCGGCCAATAGCTGTTGGCTAAGGCCTCTGCTTTTACGCAGGTGCTTGATGCGTTTCCCGAGAGTTTCCATGACGGCGCTCCAGTAATCACGATGTGAAATATTTATAGCGCAGTTTTCACCTTGAATAAAACACGAATCGTGATTATTTTTTCATCTGTCGATCACCGGTATGGCTCGACCCGTTTTCAGCCCGGCATGCGCAGTGAGCGCTAGGGGCTTACCCGTTATCGCCGTCAGTGGGACGGCAGGAGGAGTATCATGATTTCCTATATCGACGACGCACTACAGATTTGGGCCGATGAACGGCTGGGCAGCGAGAAAAATCTTGGCTCAGGGTTCGGTGGCAATGTTATCGCTTCGCTGATGGCTACACAGGGTGTGTTGATTCGAGGCGAGCGGGGTAGCCGGGTGCTGCTAGACAGAACCGCTGAGATCGAATGGATCGTCAGCAAGCACCTCTCACCAGAGCAACGGCAGGTCGTCATCGAACACTACTGTGGCGACGCGTGCTCACCGGGCGAGAAGTGGGCAGCATGCGATTGCAGTCGCTCGCAGTTCTATCGGCGCCTGGGGCAGGCGCACAAGGTTATCCAATCACAACTCCTGAAGCGCGCCGCTTGAGCGCGCTTTTTCCTTCTGTTCCTGTCCACTCTGCGTGTTAGAAACACCCGGCGGCGCTTCCGATAATCCCTCTGAAAACCTTTGATGGTTCACCTGCGCGGTTCCAGTCGCCGTGTCGGTGGAGGCGTGCGCGTCTGATTTATCGAGGCGCTGCGTGTGCCAAACCCCATCGTGTCCGCTTTTTCTCGGCGCGTTTCCGCTGATGGCCGCAGGTGCCTTGTGACCCTGAGAATCGGGGGATATAAATTGATCAACGTCAACGAGGTGGGCCACCAGCCAGCCTCGTAAAACCCGGCTCCGCGCCGGGTTTTTTGTTTCCGTCATTGGGCGGCCCTATCGGCAATCCGTGACCCAGGGCCTTGCAGACGAGCGGGGCTTTTTATTTCCGCCGCTCAACGAGGTGCGGGGGGCTCGCCACCAGGCAACCCTCCTCGCGTTGCTGTGGCTTCTAATAACAAACCCCGTTGCGTATGGGGACGTCGTCGTGGCCGCTGGCCACGGGGAGGATTTTTATAATGAGCGAGCCCGGTAGCGTGTTAATGGCTAGCACCTTGGGAGTCAATCTGCCCGCGATCTTGAATAGCATCAACGGAGAGGCTGCGGTCGGGGCCTTGTTTGGAGCACTGGTCTACTTCACCACTACACAAGAGCTGCCGTTATGGAATCGCCTGACGTTCTTCATGACGTCGTTCGTGATGGGTTATCTGTTTACCCCGGCGATCGTCGATTTCGAATTCTACGGTATGCGTCCCTTTGCCTATTCCGGGCCGGCAGGGTTTGCCGGTGCGGGGCTGGTGGTAACGATCATGCTGGCGGCAATCAAGCGTCGCGGGGCCCCGCCTGGGGTCGAGGCGCGAGGAGGCAACGATGATTAGTCTCGTACTCACGCATGCGACGTTCTGCCTGTGTGGCGCTGTATTCGTACGCTTGTTCACCTACCGCCGGCATGGCGCACGTTTTAGACGCGGTATGAGTTGCATGGCGATGTTGCTGATGGGCAGCTCGGGATCCGCGATGTTGCAGATCATGCTGGGCGACCTGAAGTTACCGGCGCAGGCATGGTCGCTGGTGCTGTTGCTGGCGGTGTTCGCCGTGGCGGTGTTTCGTTCGGGAGGCAACCTGGCTGGCGTCATCCGTGAGTGCCCACCCCACTGTTCCGACGTGCACGCAGAGCGTGTCGAAGATCGTACGTAAAGCTGTACCCGACTGACGCACTGGCGTCTGCCTATAACGAGCATGTGGCGCAGCTTGTCTGCGATCACCTGCCTTGACCCCTTGGGGCCGCTGGCTGGCCCCTTCACTCAACTGTTCCACTTCATCAAGGCCCGCGGCAATGCGGGCTTTTTTTCGTCTGGAGGAAATACCATGAGCATTAAAACCTTTGACCAGATGGCCGCAGCCGGTGAGTTTCCGCTTATCGGTTTCAACGTTGCTGGGTTGGGTAACAACCCCTACGTGGACGCCATCACCACTGCTTCCCTCGATACGCACTACCGCACCATCGCGCCTCGCGGGCATCAGCCTGACTACATCAAGTCCTATGCGGGCGGTTTGAATGGCAAGCCATTCGCTGCGCGCTTGCCGTTCGCCGGTGAACGCATCGCCATTCTCGATGGTGCAGGTGGTTTCACCTTGCGTCAGGGCTACATCGAGGAAATCCGCAAGGCCATCCGCCATGTGCATAGCTGGGGTGGGTATTCCCTGCTCGACATGCATAACTACGCCCGCTGGTATGTCCGCGCCTCTGGCCCGGTAGCCGGCCGCACCGTGCAGTCCTGGGGCGGTGGCTATGCGCTGTGGACATCGATCGGCGCGTCTGACTGCCCGGTTGATTACCCACTGCTGGCGCGCATCTGGGCGGCCATTGTGCAGACGTTCAAGGACGAGCCAGGCGTACTCGGCTACGGGCTGATGAACGAGCCGCACAATGCGGGTACTCAAGCCGATGGCGGGGTGAACGTCGAAGCCTTGTGGAGCGCCAATGTGCAGCGTCTTATCAACGCGGTTCGTGCCGAGGACTCGCGGCACTTCATCACCGTGGCGGGCAATGCCTTCAGTACTGCACTGCACTGGCCGGCTCGTTCGGACGCGCTCAAGAACCTCACCGACCCTGCTGGTCGCCTGCTTTACGAGGCGCACCAGTACCCGGACAAGGACGGCGTGGGCGGCGGCAAATGGACGGCCGCCAGCGAGTCGATCAGCTACCGCGATCGTGTTGCGGACTGGCGTCCCTACGTCGACTGGCTCAAGGCCAACGGCAAGCGGGGTATCGCTGGCGAGTTCGGTGGGCCGGATCACGTGCCCGGCATGCGCACCTATTTCACCGAGCTGCACAAGTACTTCGATGCCAACCATATCCTGCGCTTCCAGTGGCTGGCTGGCCCCGGTGACGCCGACGATGCGCCCAATGGCATGGATCGCAACGACGGCACCCTGAAGCCGAACACGCGCTCGTTGATGGCACGCATCGGCAACACCACCACCGCCTACGGGCCTCGTTAAACCAATCGACATCAGGCCGTGTGAAAACGTAGCGAGCGAAGGTCAAGCAAGGCAAAAACCGGCGAAAAAGCGCAGTTTACGAGTTGTAAATGAGCATTTTGAGCTGGTTTTTAACGCCGCATGACCGAGCGCAGTAGTTTTCACACAGCCTGACATGGCCCGCTTCGGTGGGCCATTCCAGATAGGAGAATTCTCATGGCCCGTATTACTGCTGCCCAGGCAGGCGGCACCAACGTGCTCGCCTTTCTCGACATGCTCGCCTGGAGCGAAGGCACCTCGACCATCCCCCACAGTGATGACGGCTACAACGTACTGGTAGGTGGCACGCTGTTCGGCGATTACCGCGCGCACCCGCGACAACTGATCGACCTGCCGCGCTATCGCATCAAGTCCACGGCGGCCGGGCGCTATCAGTTTCTGGCCCGTACCTGGGACTCGATCGTCAGCCTTTACCGCTTCCATGGTCGCTTCACGCCAGAGGCGCAGGATCTGGCTGCGGTGAAACTGCTCGATGAGTGCGGCGCGCTTGCGCATATCCGTGATGGGCGAATAGAACGCGCCATCACGGCTGCCGCGCCAATCTGGGCCAGCCTGCCAGGGGCTGGCTACGGTCAGCGTGAACATGAACTGAGCGCACTGTTGTGCAACTACGAAAAAGAACGCGCTGCTGAAGCCTGCGACCAGTCTGACCTGCTGGCCAGGTACAGCGCAGGCGGCGGGCAGGTGGCAGCATGAGCTGGCTATCGCTGATCCCACTCAACTACCGCGTGCTCGCGAGCGCTGGCCTGGCTGTGGCGCTACTGGTCGGTGCCGCCAGCCTTGGCTGGCTTGCCCAAGGCTGGCGGCTGGGCGAGCGGATGGCCGAACAG
Coding sequences:
- a CDS encoding pyocin activator PrtN family protein translates to MNTQPEPPLPLQTLELLFRTHGDVLVPIDRVRTVYFRHLSPDNFIRAIASGRLNLPITTLDSSAKAPKFIELHHLAAYIDSRASVAHGQPGGDQPSTSAA
- a CDS encoding glycoside hydrolase family 5 protein, whose protein sequence is MSIKTFDQMAAAGEFPLIGFNVAGLGNNPYVDAITTASLDTHYRTIAPRGHQPDYIKSYAGGLNGKPFAARLPFAGERIAILDGAGGFTLRQGYIEEIRKAIRHVHSWGGYSLLDMHNYARWYVRASGPVAGRTVQSWGGGYALWTSIGASDCPVDYPLLARIWAAIVQTFKDEPGVLGYGLMNEPHNAGTQADGGVNVEALWSANVQRLINAVRAEDSRHFITVAGNAFSTALHWPARSDALKNLTDPAGRLLYEAHQYPDKDGVGGGKWTAASESISYRDRVADWRPYVDWLKANGKRGIAGEFGGPDHVPGMRTYFTELHKYFDANHILRFQWLAGPGDADDAPNGMDRNDGTLKPNTRSLMARIGNTTTAYGPR
- a CDS encoding PA0613 family protein encodes the protein MISYIDDALQIWADERLGSEKNLGSGFGGNVIASLMATQGVLIRGERGSRVLLDRTAEIEWIVSKHLSPEQRQVVIEHYCGDACSPGEKWAACDCSRSQFYRRLGQAHKVIQSQLLKRAA
- a CDS encoding putative holin, which produces MSEPGSVLMASTLGVNLPAILNSINGEAAVGALFGALVYFTTTQELPLWNRLTFFMTSFVMGYLFTPAIVDFEFYGMRPFAYSGPAGFAGAGLVVTIMLAAIKRRGAPPGVEARGGNDD
- a CDS encoding XRE family transcriptional regulator; protein product: METLGKRIKHLRKSRGLSQQLLAEACGWSSQSRIGNYESDLREPSLADLLLLAPALGVSIAELAGSEALPEPASAASDTLDVGHARGGEVPVVGHAQLGTHGYFEEIDFPVGHGDGYLRIHSDDPNAYGLRVSGDSMHPRIKNGEYVLIEPNKAFHAGDEVMVRTLDGQAMIKEYIYLRDGMYRFDSVNQNHPPIHIPQDNVSKIHLVGGILKSSRFTED
- a CDS encoding glycoside hydrolase family 24 protein — its product is MARITAAQAGGTNVLAFLDMLAWSEGTSTIPHSDDGYNVLVGGTLFGDYRAHPRQLIDLPRYRIKSTAAGRYQFLARTWDSIVSLYRFHGRFTPEAQDLAAVKLLDECGALAHIRDGRIERAITAAAPIWASLPGAGYGQREHELSALLCNYEKERAAEACDQSDLLARYSAGGGQVAA
- a CDS encoding phage holin family protein — translated: MISLVLTHATFCLCGAVFVRLFTYRRHGARFRRGMSCMAMLLMGSSGSAMLQIMLGDLKLPAQAWSLVLLLAVFAVAVFRSGGNLAGVIRECPPHCSDVHAERVEDRT
- the trpE gene encoding anthranilate synthase component I; protein product: MIHEEFLRLAAEGYNRIPLACETIADFDTPLSIYLKLADAPNSYLLESVQGGEKWGRYSIIGLPARTVLRVHGHDVVVSTDGIEVERHECADPLEFVETFKARYNVPTIAGLPRFNGGLVGYFAYDSVRYVEPKLAGGVNPDTLGTPDILLMVSDAVVVFDNLAGKMHAIVLADPAEPEAFSRGQEQLQGILHKLRQPFTPRLGVHLNKASGEEPSFRSSFSRDDYERSVNAIKDYILAGDCMQVVISQRMSIPFKAAPIDLYRALRCINPTPYMYFFNFGDFHVVGSSPEVLVRVEDNLVTVRPIAGTRPRGATEEADLALEEDLLSDAKEVAEHLMLIDLGRNDTGRVSEIGSVKLTEKMVIERYSNVMHIVSNVTGELKKGLTSMDALRAILPAGTLSGAPKIRAMEIIDELEPVKRGVYGGAVGYYAWNGNMDTAIAIRTAVIKDGELHVQAGAGIVADSVPALEWEETLNKRRAMFKAVALAEQSGS